The following nucleotide sequence is from Mesorhizobium sp. J8.
CGAGTCGAATAGCGTGGTTTTCGAGAACCGGAGCGAAGCGTACTTAAAGTACGTGAGCACCGGAAGCGCAGAAAACCGCGCTAGTCGGCCGCCGGAGTAGAATTATCAAAAGGTCCTCAAATAAACTGCACCTCGACAATCTCATACCCCCGCGCGCCGCCCGGGGCATTGACCTCGATGGCGTCGCCGACTTCCTTGCCGATCAGCGCGCGCGCGATCGGTGAGGAGATAGAGATGCGGCCGGACTTCACGTCGGCTTCCTGGTCGCCGACGATCTGATAGGTTTTCTTTTCCTCGGTGTCCTCGTCGACGAGCACGACCGTCGCGCCGAATTTCACCTTGTCGCCGGAAAGCTTGGAGACGTCGATGACCTCGGCGCGCGCGATCAGATCCTCGAGCTCGTTGATGCGGCCTTCATTGTGGCTCTGCGCCTCCTTCGCCGCGTGATACTCGGCATTTTCCGACAGGTCGCCATGCGAGCGCGCTTCGGAAATCGCCTCGATGATACGCGGACGCTCCTCCTGCTGACGCCAGCGGAGCTCTTCCTTCAGTGACGCGAACCCCTCGCCTGTCATCGGGACCTTGATCATATGCCTGACCTTTCCTGCCGCCGCCCCCGTTTTCGGGAGCGGCCTTGTCGATAGGTACAAAAAGAAAACGGTCCGGCAGCCTCGGGCTAACGGAACCGTCTCACCACAATTTCCCTGAATATAGCAATCTTCGCGCGATTTTCACGCCCAAAAATGAAATTCGGCAAAATGATCACCGCTTTCGCGGGGTCCGCGGCGCGGCAAACGAAAACCGGCTGCGATTGCCGGCGGCCGGTTCGAAGAGCAATTCCAGGAAAAGTGTGAGCGGTTTTCCGTCCGGAATTGCGTGAAATAGAGAAAGAGCGGTCGCCGTTTCCGTGAAACGGTGAACCGCTCTAAAGACCTCGAAGCCCTGTTCAGCTCCTCAGGAAATGATCGATCTGCTCCGACAGCATGCCGTATTCGCGCGAACCCTTGCCGGTCCGCTTTTCGATTTCCTGGAGCTGCTGCTGGGCGCCGGCAAGATCGCCGATCTGCAGATGCGCCTCGCCCAGATACTCGCGCACCAGCGTGTAGTTCGGGTCGATCCTGAGCGCTTCCTCGTAATAGCCGAGGCCGACGGTGACGCGGCCCGAATGGCGGTGCGAATAGCCGAGGTAATTGAGGATGCGCGGATCCTGCTTGTTGGCGGCGAGCGTCAGCACCGAGATCGCCTCGTCGTAGCGCCCGGCCATCGCCAGATCGTGTCCTGCCTCATAGATGCTGTCGTCGTCCAGCATGCCATATTGCGGCACGACGCATTTCTTTTTCTTCTTGTCCCAGACCTCGCCCTTCTTGCAGGTGGTGGTCGTCTGGCCACCGCTGCTGCCGCCTTCACCAGCTGCGAAAGCCGGCGCAACGAACAGCGGCAGCGCCGCGATAGCCATGACCTGAACAAGCAAACGTCTGCGCATCGAAGCCTCCATGAGCGTGACAATGGCAGGTTAACGCCGCCTCGGGGCGGTTTCATCCCGAAATGCGAGCCGCTGCCGAACTATTTTCCACGACCGGAAGGAAGCCGTTGCCTCCAGGCGTGACGCGCGCTGCAAATCCGCTATCATCGGGGCCGAGCGCATCACGTGGAGAAGGACCGTGCAGCAGCGCCTCGAGAAGGAGTGGGAACTTTCGATCGACCCGGACACGGTGCGCCTGTTCATCCTCAAGGCGAAGGCGCTGAGCGCCGCCGTCAACGAGGACTACGACGACGGCGCCGAGCACGAGGTCGAGTTCGACGGCGACACGCATGCCAGCCATCACCATGACGGCCTTGTCGAGGAAGCCTCGGAGGACCTTACCGAGGAGGAATTCCGCGAGCTGATCAACGATCTCAACATCGACGAAGCGGCCGAGCTGGTCGCGCTCGCCTGGGTCGGTCGCGGCGACTATGACGCATCCGAATGGGCGGATGCCGTGGCCGCCGCCAGGGAGCGCCCCAGGAGGCGCACGGCCAAATATCTGCTTGGCCTGCCGATGCTTGCCGACTGGCTGGAGGAAGGCCTTGAAGCCATCGGCGCGTAACGCGCCGGTAACCGATTGTGATCGGCAAGGCTGCCGGCGCAGGCAACTTCGCGACACGACCGCCGTTTCGGGGCGATGGCAACGCTGAGCCTTTCACGACTTTGCAGACTGGCGCTGCCTGTGGCAGCCGCGATCCTGCTGGTTACGCCGGCCTCGGCCAAGCATCATCATCGGCACAAGAGACACGGGCCGCCGGCCAGCCAGAGCGCCGCTCCGGTGCCGGAAACGCCGCCGACAACACCTGTTCCGGGGTCGCGTCCCCAGGACTTGGAGAACGGCGCCGACAACTCCGGGCAAGACAAAAGCCAACTCGACACCAATGACGACTTCCTCAACCAGGATAAGTCGCATCCGAAATGGGACGCCCGTCCGCCGCGTTCGAAGGGCGCCCAATCCGAGCCGCGCGCGGAATCCGAACCTGAGACGCCGGACGTCGTGCCGACGCCGCCGCAGAAGCCCGCCGAACTGGAGCCGGAGCCGCCGGAAACCGCGCCGCAACCGCCGGAAAAACCCGAACAGCCGGGCGAGGAAAAGATGCTCCCCGATCCGCGGTCGGCCGAGATGCCGGCCGACAAGATGCCGGCGCAAGAGACTGCGTGTCGCGAGCGGCTGAGGGCGCTGGGCGTCGAGTTCGAGGAGCACAAGGCCGAGCACGATGCGCAAATCGGCTGCTCGATCCCCTATCCGATAATTTTGAAGACGCTCGGCAAATCCATCGGCATCAGCCCCGGCGCCGAGCTCAACTGCCCGATGGCCGAGGCGGCCGCGCGCTTCATGGCCGATGTCGTCCAGCCTGCGGCCAAGGCCCAACTCGGAGCCGATTTGAAATCGGTCAACCAGGCCTCGGCCTTTGTCTGCCGGCCCCGCAACGGCACCCGCAAATTGTCGGAACACGCCTTCGGCAACGCGCTCGACATCGCGAGCTTCACCTTATCGGACGGCAGGAATATCGAGGTCGGGCCGGCACCGCCGGAGAAGGACGCAAAATTCCTCGACACGGTGCGCAAGGCCGCCTGCGGGCCGTTCAAGACAGTGCTGGGACCCGGTGCGGACCCGGACCACGCGATGCATTTCCACCTCGATCTGGAGCCGCGCGGGCACGGTGGCACGTTCTGCCAGTAGGCGCGATCTCGGAAGTTTCTGTCACGTCCCGGCAAGAACAGCGCCGCAATTCCGCCCAAGGCATGAATGCCGGCGCTGATCTTTCCTTTACTGTTGAGGGTTAACCTTGTGCCATTCGGGGACAAGGACGCCTTTCGATGGCTCGAAGACTTGGCGCTGTGCTGATGGCGGCGCAACGGAACACGTGTGCGCGGATCGCGGTCTTCGGGCTGGCGGCGAGCGCCATCGCGGCGATATCGGCCTGCACGACCGGCGACGTCTTCGCCCTGCAGCCGGCCGTCGATGTCGGCAGCCAGACCGCTGCCGTGCCGCAGCCCGATGCGCGGCAATATTCCGGCTTGCAGCGCCTCGTGCCGTCCAACCCCTATATGACCCAGGCCGCCTATCCGCGCATGGACGAGCCGATGTCGCCGCTCGAGCAGATGCCCGCCAGCGAGATCGACTGCCGCAACGAGCTGAAGCGGATGGGCGTCGTCTATCAGGACATCCAGCCGATCCATGAAGGCCAGTGCGGCATCGACTATCCGGTGAAGGTGACAGCGATCGGCAGCGTCGCGATGAAGCCGGCGGCGACGCTGACCTGCAACATGGCCGCCACCTTCGCCGCCTGGACCAGGAACGAGTTGCAGCCGGCTGCCCGCTGGCGCTATTTCTCCGGCGTCAAGGCGATCCACCAGGGCTCCAGCTATTCCTGCCGCAACATCGCCGGAGAAGGCGTGCTCTCGGAGCACGGCAAGGGCAACGCCCTCGACGTCATGAGCATCGAGCTCAACAATGGCGACGACATCGACGTGCGCAAGCCTGGCCTGTTCGCTTTCCGCACCCGCGGCTTCCTCAACAATGTGCGCGCCGACGGCTGCCAGTATTTCACCACCGTGCTCGGCCCGGGCTATAATTACGATCACCGCAACCATTTCCATTTCGACATCAAGAACCGCAAAAGCGGTTACCGCGCCTGCCGCTGACTGCTTCGTCCTGATCATGTCGCCAGCCTGGCTCCGCAGGTCTTTGCCCCAAAACGGCCAGCGCCGCATAAAATGTTCGCGCAAGGATTTGGGAGCGGTCGGTCGTGGGTGAACGAAGCCTGAGGCGGCGCGCGGCGATCTGGCTGGCGGCCATCTGCGCCTTCTATCTGGCGCTCGCCTATGTCGCCGCGCCGGAATTCTGGACCTGGCGGGAGCGTGGCTTCCGCACCCGCCCCTTCGAGATGGTGACGCATACGCCGCAGGGCATTCCCGGCGATCCGATCAATGTCGGCCTTGTCGGCACCGAGAAGGAAGTCGTCCACGCCTTCGCGGTCGCGGGCTGGGATACGGCCGATGCCGTGACGCTCAGGACCGCGATCGACATCGGCGAAAGTGTCTTGTTTTCCCGCCCCTATCCCGATGCGCCGATGAGCCGCCTCTTGTTCGAGGGCCGCGCCCAGGATCTTGCCTTCGAGAAACCGGTGGCCGACAGCGCCGACCGACGCCACCACGTCCGGTTCTGGCAGACGGACACGGTCGGCGACGACGGCCGCCCGCTCTGGCTGGGCGCCGCGAGCTTCGATCGCGGCGTCGGCTTCAGTCACGACACCGGCGCCGTCACCCACCATATCGGTCCGGACATCGACGCGGAGCGCGACTTCCTGATCGGCGACCTGAAGGCCGCCGATCAGCTCACGTCGACCGACGAGATTCCGGGAATCGGCGCCACAAAGACGGGACGCAACGGCGGCGGGGATCCCTATTTCACCGACGGCATGGCCATGATCGGCGTGCTGAAGACGCTGCAGTGACCTTGCCCCGCGCCCTCAGGCGGTGGTGATCACGATCTTGCCGAACGGTCCCTTTTCCAGATGCTGGATCGCCTGCGGCACCTCGTCGAAGCCGTAGACCTTGTCGACGACCGGCTTGATGCCGAGCGCCTCTATCGCCTGGTTCATGCGCTCGAAGGCGCGTCGGTGGCCTATGGACAGGCCTTGCACTGTGATGCGGTTGCGCATGAAGGACAGGATCGGAAAGCTGATCTCCGTCGCGCCGAGCAGGCCGATGATGGACAGCCGGCCGTCGGCGGCAAGGGCGTTGAGCGACCGGCGCGCATTGTCGCCGCCGACCATTTCCAGCACATGGTTCACGCCAAGCCCGTCGGTCATGGCGCGAGCGGTCTCGTCCCATGCCGGCTGGGTGCGGTAGTTGATCGTCCGCCACGCGCCGAGGTCCTTGGCGCGCTCCAGCTTCTCGTCGCTGCTCGACGTGACGAGGGCGCGCAGGCCGAAGGCGGCGGCGAATTGCAGCGCAAACAGCGACACGCCGCCCGTGCCCTGGATTAGGATGGTCTGGCCCGGCACCGGTCTTGTCGCCTCCGCCATCGCGAACCAGGCGGTCAGCCCCGCAATCGGCAGCGTCGCGGCCTCGACATCGCTCAGCGAGGCCGGCGCCGGCACCGCCGCGTCCTCGCCGAAGACGACATGCTGGGACAGCATGCCTGGAAGCGAGGAGCCCAACGTGTGCTGGTGGAGCACGGCCGGTGCGTCGCCATCCGGCCAGTCGGCGATCACTTGTCCCAGCACCCGCTGTCCGACCTTGAAGCGGCTAACCGCACCGCCGACCGCGACGACCTCGCCCACGGCGTCCGAGGTCGGCACGAAAGGGAAGGACAGGTCGGGGATAAGCACGCCGTCCACGATCATCTTGTCCTTGTAGTTAAGTGAGACGGCTTTCGTGCGCACCAGAAGCTCGTGCGGGCCCGGATCGGGGATCTTGCCTTCCACTGGCTGCAGGTTCGAAAGGCCGAACCCGCTCATCTGCCACGATCTGTTGCTGTCGGTGCCCATGCGTCGCGCTCCTTGGTTGATGGGTGCGCGAGAGATTTATGCGATCCGACTATGGAAAATAGTGCCGCAATGCGGCATATTCGGCGACATATTGAAGAGTTTTAATTTACAATAGGAAATCGATATGGACCCCGCCGACCTCCAGGGCATCATCGCATTCGTCAATGCCGTCGAAGCCGGCAGCTTCACCGGCGCCGGCGAGCGGCTGCATGTGACGAAGTCGGCGATCGGTAAGTCGGTCGCGCAACTGGAACAGCGGCTGGGTGTGCGGCTCCTCAACCGCACCACGCGCAGCCTCAGCCCGACCAGCGAAGGCATGAGCTACTACGAATCCTGCGCGCGGGCGCTTGCCGAGATCGAGGCCGGGCAAGCGTTGCTCGCCTCGCGCCGGCAGGTTCCGTCGGGCAGGCTTCGGGTCGATGTGCCGCTCGCCTTCGGCCGCCGATGCGTCGCGCCGGTATTGCTCGACATATCCAGGCGGTTTCCGGACCTGACGATCGAGATCTCCTTCAACGACCGCCGCGTCGACCTGATCGAGGAAGGCATCGACCTTGCGGTGCGCATGGGCGAGCTCGACGATTCTTCGTCGCTTGCGGCACGCCGCATCTATGCCCAGCGTTCGGCGATCTGCGCCTCTCCCGACTATCTCGAACGGCATGGCCGCCCGCAATCGGTCGACGACCTCGCTCAGCACAGTGTCATCGGTTACGGGCGCGAAGGCGTCGTCCGACCCTGGGCCGTCCGCGACGGCGCCGGACATCTCACCACCTTCGTGCCCAAGGCGCGGCTTGTGCTCGGCCACGGCGAGCCGATGCTGGATGCCGCGCTTGCCGGCTGCGGCATCGCCTTCCTGCCGACCTGGCTTGCCGGTCAGAGCCTGAGGCGCGGCGCGCTCGAAATGGTCCTGTCGGATCATCTGGTGGAGCACATCGTCGTCCATGCCGTGTGGCCCCTCACACGCGCGCTGACGCCGAAGGTTCGCGTGGTCATCGATGCGCTTGTCGGGCATTTTTCGGCGCCGCTCTGGGATGCCGCCTGACACTGCGTCTGTCATCTTCCAAAAATACCGGCAGGCTATTTTCGAATGCACTGCAGCAATGCTATTGACCGCCCATGCTTTACGTTGAAATCGCCGTCGTTGCCGTCCTCATCTTGGTGAACGGCCTTCTGTCGATGTCGGAACTTGCCATCGTCTCGTCGCGGCCCGCCCGCCTCAAGGCGATGATCGACCGCAATGTCAAGGGCGCCGGCCGCGCGCTGGCGCTCGGCTCGAACCCCGGCAAGTTCCTGTCGTCGGTGCAGATCGGCATCACGCTCGTCGGTGTTCTCTCGGGCGCCTTCTCGGGCGCGACGCTCGGCGAAAGGCTGGCGCAATATCTGGCCTCGACCGGCATCCGCGAAAACATCGCGGACCCCGTCGGCGTCGGCATCGTCGTCGCGGTGATCACCTATGCCTCGCTGATCGTCGGCGAACTGGTGCCAAAGCAGATCGCGCTGCGCGATCCCGAGCGCGTCGCCGCCCGCGCCGCGCCGGCCATGACCATCCTCGCCACCATCTCTGCGCCGCTGGTCTTCCTGCTCGACATTTCCGGCCGCGCGGTGCTATGGCTGCTCGGCCAAGCCGGCGAGGCGGAAGAGAAGGTTACCGACGAGGAGATCAAGATGCTGGTCGCCGAGGCCGAGCATCACGGCACCATCGAATCCGACGAGCGCCGCATGATCGCCGGCGTCATGCGCCTCGGCGACCGCGCCGTGCGCGCCGTCATGACGCCGCGCACCGAGGTCGACTGGCTCAACCTGCAAGCCGACGAAGCCGCGGTTCGAAAGCTCTTGATGGATACCCAGCACTCGCGGTTGCCCGTCGGCGACGGCAATGTCGACGCCATGGTCGGCGTCATCCAGACGCGCGACGTGCTGGCCGCCCTTTTGGCCGGAAGAGTGCTGGATCCGCGCCAGCATGTGCGCGCCGCCCCCATCGTCCATGACCAGGCCGACGCGCTCGACGTGCTGCAGAGGCTGCGCGAATCTGACGTGCCGATGGCGTTGGTCCATGACGAATACGGTCATTTTGAAGGCATCGTCACGCCGGCCGACATCCTCGAAGCGATCACCGGCGTGTTCCGTTCCGACCTCGAGGCCGGCGAGGAGGAGAACGCGGTCAAGCGTGACGACGGCTCATGGCTGCTCGCCGGCTATATGCAGGCCGACGAGATGGCCGAGGTGCTGGGCATCGACCTGCCGGAAAACCGCGACTATGAGACCGTCGCCGGCTATGTGCTGTCGCATCTCCATCATCTGCCGACCACCGGCGAGTGCGTCGACGCGCAGGGCTGGCGTTTCGAGGTGGTCGATCTCGACGGCCGCCGCATCGACAAGCTGATCGCCACCCGCCTGCCCGACGGCCACCGGCAGGTCGTGCGCTGAACGGAACCTTGGTCGCCTCCTTGCAGTTTCAGGGCATGGGGAAAGATCCATGGCCGAAGACAAGCAGGAACGCGACGAGCGACTGAAGGCGGAGAAGGAATTCCGCGTCCGGTTTCTCGTGAAGGAAACCGGGATCACCGAGGCCCAGGCCCGCGAGTTGGTCGAGATGATCGGCATCGACGCCAGTTCGCTTCTTCGGGAGGCGCGGCTGCTGAAGAAGAAGTAGGTGGACGCCGCCTGCGCAAAGTGACTCGTAACGGTCACATTTCGGGCGTACCGTTCATTCGTCGTCCATACCGAACAGAGGCAAGCGGACGCCTGGAAGCGGTCATCAGGCTTTCGCCCTGTCAGGGAGGCAAGC
It contains:
- the greA gene encoding transcription elongation factor GreA, coding for MIKVPMTGEGFASLKEELRWRQQEERPRIIEAISEARSHGDLSENAEYHAAKEAQSHNEGRINELEDLIARAEVIDVSKLSGDKVKFGATVVLVDEDTEEKKTYQIVGDQEADVKSGRISISSPIARALIGKEVGDAIEVNAPGGARGYEIVEVQFI
- a CDS encoding tetratricopeptide repeat protein, which translates into the protein MRRRLLVQVMAIAALPLFVAPAFAAGEGGSSGGQTTTTCKKGEVWDKKKKKCVVPQYGMLDDDSIYEAGHDLAMAGRYDEAISVLTLAANKQDPRILNYLGYSHRHSGRVTVGLGYYEEALRIDPNYTLVREYLGEAHLQIGDLAGAQQQLQEIEKRTGKGSREYGMLSEQIDHFLRS
- a CDS encoding DUF3775 domain-containing protein; amino-acid sequence: MQQRLEKEWELSIDPDTVRLFILKAKALSAAVNEDYDDGAEHEVEFDGDTHASHHHDGLVEEASEDLTEEEFRELINDLNIDEAAELVALAWVGRGDYDASEWADAVAAARERPRRRTAKYLLGLPMLADWLEEGLEAIGA
- a CDS encoding extensin family protein, which produces MATLSLSRLCRLALPVAAAILLVTPASAKHHHRHKRHGPPASQSAAPVPETPPTTPVPGSRPQDLENGADNSGQDKSQLDTNDDFLNQDKSHPKWDARPPRSKGAQSEPRAESEPETPDVVPTPPQKPAELEPEPPETAPQPPEKPEQPGEEKMLPDPRSAEMPADKMPAQETACRERLRALGVEFEEHKAEHDAQIGCSIPYPIILKTLGKSIGISPGAELNCPMAEAAARFMADVVQPAAKAQLGADLKSVNQASAFVCRPRNGTRKLSEHAFGNALDIASFTLSDGRNIEVGPAPPEKDAKFLDTVRKAACGPFKTVLGPGADPDHAMHFHLDLEPRGHGGTFCQ
- a CDS encoding extensin family protein, which gives rise to MARRLGAVLMAAQRNTCARIAVFGLAASAIAAISACTTGDVFALQPAVDVGSQTAAVPQPDARQYSGLQRLVPSNPYMTQAAYPRMDEPMSPLEQMPASEIDCRNELKRMGVVYQDIQPIHEGQCGIDYPVKVTAIGSVAMKPAATLTCNMAATFAAWTRNELQPAARWRYFSGVKAIHQGSSYSCRNIAGEGVLSEHGKGNALDVMSIELNNGDDIDVRKPGLFAFRTRGFLNNVRADGCQYFTTVLGPGYNYDHRNHFHFDIKNRKSGYRACR
- a CDS encoding LssY C-terminal domain-containing protein, which codes for MGERSLRRRAAIWLAAICAFYLALAYVAAPEFWTWRERGFRTRPFEMVTHTPQGIPGDPINVGLVGTEKEVVHAFAVAGWDTADAVTLRTAIDIGESVLFSRPYPDAPMSRLLFEGRAQDLAFEKPVADSADRRHHVRFWQTDTVGDDGRPLWLGAASFDRGVGFSHDTGAVTHHIGPDIDAERDFLIGDLKAADQLTSTDEIPGIGATKTGRNGGGDPYFTDGMAMIGVLKTLQ
- a CDS encoding zinc-dependent alcohol dehydrogenase family protein, producing the protein MGTDSNRSWQMSGFGLSNLQPVEGKIPDPGPHELLVRTKAVSLNYKDKMIVDGVLIPDLSFPFVPTSDAVGEVVAVGGAVSRFKVGQRVLGQVIADWPDGDAPAVLHQHTLGSSLPGMLSQHVVFGEDAAVPAPASLSDVEAATLPIAGLTAWFAMAEATRPVPGQTILIQGTGGVSLFALQFAAAFGLRALVTSSSDEKLERAKDLGAWRTINYRTQPAWDETARAMTDGLGVNHVLEMVGGDNARRSLNALAADGRLSIIGLLGATEISFPILSFMRNRITVQGLSIGHRRAFERMNQAIEALGIKPVVDKVYGFDEVPQAIQHLEKGPFGKIVITTA
- a CDS encoding LysR family transcriptional regulator, which translates into the protein MDPADLQGIIAFVNAVEAGSFTGAGERLHVTKSAIGKSVAQLEQRLGVRLLNRTTRSLSPTSEGMSYYESCARALAEIEAGQALLASRRQVPSGRLRVDVPLAFGRRCVAPVLLDISRRFPDLTIEISFNDRRVDLIEEGIDLAVRMGELDDSSSLAARRIYAQRSAICASPDYLERHGRPQSVDDLAQHSVIGYGREGVVRPWAVRDGAGHLTTFVPKARLVLGHGEPMLDAALAGCGIAFLPTWLAGQSLRRGALEMVLSDHLVEHIVVHAVWPLTRALTPKVRVVIDALVGHFSAPLWDAA
- a CDS encoding hemolysin family protein; protein product: MLYVEIAVVAVLILVNGLLSMSELAIVSSRPARLKAMIDRNVKGAGRALALGSNPGKFLSSVQIGITLVGVLSGAFSGATLGERLAQYLASTGIRENIADPVGVGIVVAVITYASLIVGELVPKQIALRDPERVAARAAPAMTILATISAPLVFLLDISGRAVLWLLGQAGEAEEKVTDEEIKMLVAEAEHHGTIESDERRMIAGVMRLGDRAVRAVMTPRTEVDWLNLQADEAAVRKLLMDTQHSRLPVGDGNVDAMVGVIQTRDVLAALLAGRVLDPRQHVRAAPIVHDQADALDVLQRLRESDVPMALVHDEYGHFEGIVTPADILEAITGVFRSDLEAGEEENAVKRDDGSWLLAGYMQADEMAEVLGIDLPENRDYETVAGYVLSHLHHLPTTGECVDAQGWRFEVVDLDGRRIDKLIATRLPDGHRQVVR